In Montipora foliosa isolate CH-2021 chromosome 9, ASM3666993v2, whole genome shotgun sequence, the DNA window ATTTTCCAGctggaatttacataagaaaagcagccTTGAAAGTAAGGTTAACTCTAACCCCTTTTTCATTCATTGGCCATGTAACTAAGCACCCAAATTAAGTTTAATAACACTTTGTCATGctaatataaataaattaactatggagaaagaaaaaaatacaaaaagtgCATGACTAGAGAATAGTTGAACGAAACTAAATTTCTATACAAGGAATATTCCCCaatattaaggaggctcgaaatagtttctcaatttttcaaacaaataaacatattctgtcctttgatacagttagggtaatcatatcaggacgaaatttggccagggtattaagtacccatcgtagatttctcacattatattttgctccaaaataacgttaccatggcaacgatattaggcatttctttgagccttaaaatcaacatatgttgtcttttttgaagaaacgggacggtgaaattttcccattcagcgtcACCAggaaatgttagaaatactctctaaaatacttaaaattcaacaaaatctgtaggccagtttttcgggaaaatcagtttttttgaaatgtggctgtaactttttttttcacctacagattttttttaaatttgaaagacaaacggtttaaattaatctaagttaacatgcaaaaaatgaaaaaaatttaccgtccggaagcagagatataaacgagtaaagttgcaaaatcaggaaaaatgagggggttacaagatcagcatttacgcatgcgtcacccactCACTCGAGTCCACGCgtgagtggagctacaggccaacacaaacggatttaagtgaccattaagcCTTTTGTGTAGAagtttcgtagttttcgtgaataggagttgtctatttatattccttatatacaggaattaggagaaaggtgagcgaaattggcggtatttgtttatttctcgtgatccatttgaatcatgagctgacgcgagcagcttacgaattgcgtgtgtggcttacgcgcgcgcgctcagctgaaaaccctttcgagcctccttaaacatACTATAAATTAAGAAGTAAAATTTAAATACAGCCCAAAGCTAACCTAATTAGATTGCGTACTCGTCATTCACAAGTTACAGCTACTATAAATGATACAAATGATCAAATAGACAGTACTTAAAACTACTTAATGAAAGTGTATGTATAATGTTCGATGGAATACTATTTCAGTCTGTTATGTAGCgattgaaaaatgaaaatttgaaatgATTTGTACATTTCTTCATAGGCCTTTCCCTAAAATTATGGTTCCCACGCGCTCTTGCCGATACATTAAAATCACTGTGTCCTTGTACTTGtatcttgtacatgtacattgtgaaAATTGGTACATCACCCAGTCAAATCAATAACAACGTCTTTGTACCGTCCTTTTTGTTCTCAAATCAGTTTTTTGAGAAACCCCACTGATCAAAAGTTAGCCTTCGAACAAGCTCTCCATTGGGGTCTCGCACGAGAATTTCGGGCGCGAGCGGCGGATCGCGAGCGGCGAGCGAAGCGAGCCGCGAGAGGATCCTCCACTCGCGCCCGAAAATCTCGCGCGAGACCCCAATGGAGACTGAGCTTGTTCGCAGGCTAATCAAAAGTTAAAGAGGTAGTTTCACGTCATTCCTTCCTTACTTCAATGACAAAAGAGaggcaggcgtagctcagttgctTAGCGCTCGGCTTTGGGACCaagaggtccccagttcgatcccaACGTCTGTTTCGTCTTTCCTCTAATTTATGTAGCTACAGCTTtaaagagggtctcaatgggatAGTGGtttttacggctaacggttaatttttttccgttAAGCCTGATTTTCATTAGCGACGCAAGCATGAGCGCAACCACAAGCACAAGCAGCTTATGCTTGTGAAAACGAAAGTCGACATTAGCATCAAAATCTACCACGGCAACCGCCATATTGTTGAAACGCTCAGAcgcagggaatctggaacgagtgctttaattggccagacgcaaCAAAtgtccttgtgcttatgctgtgttttgttttcacacgacgcaagcgaacgcaagcataactGCGCatgcacaaggaaaaggaaaaatttcgatccttgtgcttgcgtcgctagtgaaaaccaggcttgaCGGTTAACtgaaagtttaaaaattaattaccaTTGTTTCACATTATAATGTaataattaagtgaagctatgatcttcgcatttatgaacgcaatttttgcaattgcgtggagaagcctgaaaaaaattcctcgcgggaccattagaacccacaaatgaccagcccccaacgtcagtggcttcatagctcagttgattagagtgtcgcaccggaatcgcaaggtcacgggttcaaaccccgttgaagtcctgaatttttcaggcttctctacgcaagtgcaaaaattgcgttcataactgcgaagatcatagcttcacttgatttcatatccgcagttcatatatgattcatttcatataccatttcatcattgattcattcctcgcgggaccattagaacccacaaatgaccagctcccaacgtcagtggcttcatagctcagttggttagagcgtcgcaccggaatcgcgaggtcacggtttcaaaccctgttgaagtcctgaatttttcaggcttctctacgcaattgcaaatattacgttcataactgcgaagatcatagcttcacttgatttcatatcggcagttcatatatgattcactacatataccatttcatcattaatgtAATAATTAACTGGAAATATCGTGAATAGTTAATTTCCATTAGTGTGGAGCATGGCAAAATCATGAAAAGCCTGAGTATAGGGAGCATTGTGAGAGCTGTCAGAACGTCAAGGCGGCTGTCAAGTCTGTCAAATTGCGTGGTACGATCCATTTCAAAGACGCATCCGCCATTTCCGGCGTTGTGAAGTGACAGTGGCCATGTTTTCatgacagccgttgtctcgcttatcattcctgaaagtggtttgtttgcagagtTCGTTAAGCGACATAAAAATAATACGTGTTTTCaagggtaagattaaatgaggagagagctCGTGCCCAgtgccaatacaataataaaaataataaagagagcacgcctgttgtatttccgatttgaataaccgcaatcgactcctcattggccggaagtaattgccaactcgcttaagctacttggtttggtggcttatatttaatgagaattctattgaaatttggcgactcgcttaactttcagcgagttgggaaaggaactgttcTCACGAAATTTTCGTTTGTCACTCGCCtagcgacctgaaaaaccgtTCGTAAAAATACGGCTAGTAATTAGCAAAATTAGTTAAACGATACGCAAATGGGGTTCTTTGCAAGACAATTGAAACCTTTAATTTTCgctgatatatatatttttttcaaggctAACGGTTAAATGTTAAGCTTTTTACGCCGAACGGTTACATTTTTGGCccttttacggctaacggttaaaccccattgagaccctaaTTAAATACACGTAAAACGGAgtactgacagagggagggaggggggtaaaaaactaccgacgttaaataaaagTGACTTCACTTTGCAAAAAACCTAATTCTTTGAAGATGACCAAAAACCAATGTCAGCTTTTTATTTGCAAGAACCACATTCAGTGCACTCAAAGTATTTTAGTCCTGTAAAGCTAAGGATGTGGAGAATGGAGGTGGTCGGACCAAAAGTTTACCAAATGGCCAATTTCTATCTTCGCCAACAATTTGATATGGATAAATCCCCCTGCTAAAACTCCTTTGATATCATTTATCACCGCTGTTATGAATGTGAACTTAAAGCTCCATGTTGTGCGTTTTATCCAGTTTATTCGTGAAAAATCTTAAACCCTTCAGATTAACGAAcatatattttccaaaagctACCAGCGGGGGGAGCGGGGTTACTGGGATGCACATAATCGTCACATTCCCATCTTGGTGGGACAATATTCCAGTGAGCTCTGTCTCCTATCATTGCAAGATGATCCCTTAGTTCCTTACGGCCTTGATGCGAGCATTTTCCAACATGAAACTTCCAGTTTTCTCTTCCCCACTTGGCACATTCACCTGCAAGGATCGAATTGTCATCTGGCAGCGGTATAAAGGACCCACATGACTCCGGCTTTTGTGTTGTTTGTCCGGTGAAGAATTGAATCACAGCTTCACCAGTGCTGTTAATTATCGTAGCCACATGAAAAGTACGTTTCCCTGGCTTGTGGCAGTGAAATCGCATTTGCGTGAAGGCCAAGAACTTTCGCAGCTCGTTGAGAGCGTTATTTGTGAGAAACAAAGGGTTGCTTCGAAAATTGTCGATCTTGCGATACGAGTCTTGAGCTGCAATTGTGGGTAGCGGTTTTGAGTCTTCAACTACAACGTTGAAAACAAGAAGCCAGCCTCCTGTAATTCAGAGATTTTTGTATCATCACATATGCCCGGTAACTACTTTTTATACGGATAAGTAAAGACCACTTCTCACTCGTTTGTTGGTAAAAATGGGTTTGCGCTTTGGAAATAAACTGCTCGTTTGTCTCCAGTCCCTCGATGACCAATGAGAAGATCGCTAAACAATGAGCTGAAAATTTTGCGTGACCTTGGAATGCGAGTCAAAGCAACCAGTTTTTCATAATGCCTTAGCTTTTTTATGATTTGTTTTGTGGGCACAAGTTGGGGTTGTCTACAATAGTTTGTCACCACACACGTAAAGCCTGGACCTTGGACTTTTTAAAAgagaagtttttgttttctgagaGGGCGGAAAAAATGAACCGCTTGGTGGCGTTTTAATATATTGTTAGCGGAAGATTTCCGTTGGTGCTTGGTGTTATGGGAAAAGGACAGCCAGTGCTTTGAGGATTTTGTATTGTGTTATGGCGCCTAATCGGATAAGTAAAAGTTTGTTACAGAGCATTAAAAGCGAAGTGAACACACCTGACAGGTGTAGCTCAGTaggttagtgcgcggctttcggagcaagagtTCCCCGGTTTGATCCTCGTTCACTTCAACATCTGTTTCGACCTTCCTCTGAGTCGTGAAGCTAtggctttaaatatccgtgaaaAACGGAGCattgacagagggaggggggtaaagggcgcaccgtcggcttccattgataccagtttcgtaactgaaggaactacagacgttaaataatttaaaagtgaCGTTACCTTTACCTTACCACTACACCAAACTCGGTGTGGCCATCACATCACGCATACGCACAACCATCTCACCTGGTCATGGACAGCTGGGATTGGTGTTATGATGTGTTGACCTTGCTTTTAATGTTCTAAAGTTTGTTGTTGCTTTCAGCTGATCTATATCTCGTTTCGGAATCGATTCAGTCGCTGTTAttgttttttatgtttttctcaTAACAGAAGgccaatttctcttttttttcccttttttttttccaattcacATCGTTCGCAAACTTACCGCCCGCAGTTGTCATGTCACAGTAGACTTTCATTGAGTTTCCGTTTCCCTCAGGATTGATCCAATACTCCCCGTCACCCAAAGAGTCGCGAGATTTTAAGATATCTTTGCAAGAATGACCAGGATGATTTGAATGCCAGCCTTTAACAGCTGAAGATTTGagtcaaaagaaaaaacacttaatttattttattgttcatCGCTTCAAGTTTGGAAAAGTGGCTTATATACCGATCAATAACTATGAGGCCTGTTCGCAGGCGGTAGATGTTTTTGTTGCCACCAAACAcgtatcagacgccatattggaagcgCATAGGATAGGTCTGGACCGGGTGACAAAACGACGAGGTGGGGGAGAGGGCGAGATCTCAGATCTTCCGACTTCCACCGGTCCAAAAGGGCGACCGGAATTCCGTGaattaccgcctgcaagcaggctaatCAATAGAAGACTTTTTACATTTTCTGCCGCTATATTTTAGGGGACATGAATACAGTGAATAAATCGGAAATTAAACACTAAGCCTTTGCAAGTCCGTTCCAATTTGATGCCTTTCATCGGGTagttaaaaaactttttttaaaggCTCTTGAGACTATTTGTAAGtagatgaaatcaaatgaatcaGGAAATTATAATTATACGTGCAGTGCGTGCATATGCATTGCTAAGACGCGCAAAGTATGCATAAGTGAGTTTATGTGCATATTTTTTGCCAAACGATCACCTTTTCCGAAATAAGTGAATCCAGGACTTTGCCTGAAGTTATCCGGTCTTGTTTGTCTTGTTTGGTTGCTTAATTCGCAGATAATTTCTTCACGTCTCTCGTTAACGGGCTTGCTGTTGTATGATCGGCAGTGGTGATTTCTCAAGCAATGTAACCCACAATCAAATTCATCTGTGGTTTTAAGTGTTGACATAACGTGTCCAAAAAGGTGGAAATCTGAAAGAAGAGTTGAAGAATCCCTGACTGAGAATTATGTGATGTTGAACCGAGAAGTATACAATTCAagacatgaaagaaaaaaagacataCACAGCTGCTAAACTGACATAAAGACAATCGTTGTATGTTGTCCTTCAGCACGTAGCATTTTATAAAAACTTAAACTTCAAGTGAGGCCCATAGCTACTGTAAAAAATCAGTTATTATATGTATATGATTTGTGAGCAACGTGTACTAGGATGCTTTCTTTTCGAAAAATGTTAGTAATTTTGAAGAAACATCAACAGGCAATCGACGACATCCTCCGTTTGAACGAATACCCGGAAAATAGCATAAACCGAGCAACGCGCCCCCAGAGTAAACGAGAGTTCCAACCAGCCAACACCGTAGAATTAATGGTCGTATTTCAAGATCCCATACATTTCAGAATCGGAGGTGGAATCCTGAATCATGAATCACAGTGGTTATGAGTTGTTAAATTTAGAAGGAATCATAAAGTTTTGTGTTCAAAACTTGGGAATCATGAATTACGAGAGATGGTTAAAAGAATCACGAATCACAAATTGTTAACGAATCATGAATCATTGGGCTAAAAAATGACAGGAATTACCAATATCGAAGGTTAAATGATTTCACTTCCACCCCCGATTCAGAACGATTAAACTACAACTGAAGTTACTAACATTttttagaaaagaaaacattCCAGTACGCGTTACTCACAAATCATATACCCTCAGACGCGCCTTCTCTACATGAACAGTATTTCTCACCGATTTCTGACACCGACCTGTGCCTAAGAAGAAACACCGTCTATCAAGTAAAATGTAAAAGCTGTGAATAACAAACAATACATCAGCAGTGCCACACCTTTCATACACGACCGCGTACGGGAACTTCAACACCTCACCAGCCAAAGCTTTTCGGTGAAGAAACACATTTCAACATGCCAAAACATAGATTTCAAAGGCATTGCAATCGAGATCATCCCAGTCATTACACAAGAAAAAGACCCTGCAACTTTACGCTTGATTGAAGCATTCCACAAGCCTTTTCTCGACTCTCGGAAGGAATGCGGTGAATTCTCGGATCCTTGTGGACGAAAGGTCGgagtttcaattttatttttacaatagCTATCGGCCACACTTGATAAGTTTTGGCATAAAGGCAATTTACTGTGTAACGCTGTTTTTCAGTTGACAAAACCTTCTAGGCAACTCAGTCATGACTTTGTCTTTTCTCACCATTAAATGTTTCAAAAACCTTCTCTTTTCCCAGCAGCCCAGCTGTAATGTCCAGGTTCGTTGCCGAAACGAGAAGCACCAGCACGGCTACTTCATAGAGTGAAACAAGGAGGCTCTTGataatctggaaaaaaaaattcgaaaataCCATGACCAGCAAAGAGATATAATTCTATTTCTTTAGCGCTCAATATGACCTTTGTTCGATCATGCATAGACCAATCTATATGATATTTTTTACAATCAATATCaaagttgagtttgttggtgaAAGAATTTGGAAGGCGTCTGAGGCATAATTTATTCGGACATTTTTACAATTGAACTAGCATTCGAGTATGTTTACTTAATCTGTTATATTGCGACAGTAGTGTTCGCTCTGTGGCTGACGATTTGGTTCGAGTTTAGTAAAATGCCAGGATCTGACGCTAAATAGACTGAAACTCGGGTATATCGTAAATCTTACCATTCTTAAAGTCTTATGCAAAAGAAAATCTTTTGTCGCactttttaaaactatgtttTAACCTCGACTGAATTTTGATCCTCAAAGAATTAAATAAATCAAGGTAAGGTAATAAAAATGCTATAACCACCTCGCCGGATACAAAGACTTTAAAAACAAGTCGTACAAATCATAATAAACTTCATATATTTTGGAGGACCTAGGGTATTTGGTAAACATTGACAAAAAGAAGAGCTTGTGATTAGTGTATATCTTTTAGGATTTCAAATTATCTTTCTATTTATATCAAGAGGTGAAATACAAcctaattttttcatgtaaagtCAAATCAAACTCACAGTAGGTACTGACGGAACAACTGCATATAAATCAAACTTTCTCACGTACTTGATAACatgacatttttaaaatttattgatCATTGGTTGTCTAATTCTTAATAATCTCAAGGAGATGATGTTTTTCCATTCCAGTCTTCAAATTGGCCTAAACGTAAACAAAATGCAATGGTTGAAAGATATCGTTGAAATATTCATGTTTCTCATTCAATCCTTTTGAGCAACAAACCCTCCCATATGTTTCTCTTGTCGTATTTCCCAAAACTATCCATTCTTTTTTTTAGCTTGTTGAGCTAAGTCTGGTCATTCTCTCTGCTGGAGGAAATTATGAGAGTTGAACAAAAGACTTAATTCGTTAGTCATTTTCTCGCTAGCTGCTTACGAAAGGAAAAGTGTGGACATGTAATTAAAAGTTGTTGTGACAAGAATAAATTCTGGGAGACTGGACTGGAAAAACAGCCTCAACATGacaaaaaatagttttaaaaaatgttgagCTAAGAATTAGAATAttattgaatgaaagaaatatatatttgaagtgcggtttATAGACGAAAGGTATAAGTGATCCTTCggacttaactggacaatttaagcaattattaGTCAGACTGTTGAGTGACAATTCAGAATTTAaatgcttagttacctggccttcaTGAAAGTGAGGCTCGCTGCTGGTGTTGGcgttgttatgatacagacctccctacTTTTCTTATGTTAGTGATGTTGTACAATCTCGAGATGATTAGTCGGAATTTAGATGAGAAAAGCAGCCTTGAAAACAAGGTTAACTATGGCCTCTTTTTCATTCATACGCCAGGTAACCAAGCACTCAAGTGTAAGGTCGTGTTccattgggatcaaccgtttcaacagcaaccggtttaggttgaagcggttgaggtttccaattatataataacccaagttattctcacattttgattggttcttgcctatgatctattagaggacagtgacgcacgattgacgccaccatcagcttttatgcgaataaagtctAATTAAATTGCGTACTGACTTACTCGTCACTCACAAGTTACACCTGTTAAAAATGATACAAATGATCAAATAGATAGTACTTAAAACTGTTTAAGGAAAGTGTATGCATAATGTTCGATGGAATACTATTCCAGTCTGTTATGTAGcgattaaaatgaaaatttgaaataatttgtacATTACTTCTTCGgtcttttcttaaaattatGGTAAGTTCCTACGAGTTTTTGCTGATACATTACAATGGATAAACTCATGAGGGTCTAGGACCGGACCATCAGGTCGgagaccagtggaactaaccaaggaaaaatggaacgaaatttttcatcaaaagtcaatttccaaccggaccgaagcgttccatttacgtttccaccgaaatttcggtTTCATCACAATGAAATGCCGCTGGAAAcgagaatttttgtaaatggaaaagcACGTTTTGGTCGGACCGTACTGACCGGTCAAAgaggaccacctccagaggtggtcccaaatattccggtcggaccgaaccgaaacggacctttccaCTTCACTTCagcccgaaatttccggaaattttggcttaACGGAAAGCACCCTTAATGTGCTTCACTACATACGGTTTCCTGGGTTTCCAAACCAgaatcacttctatctttcgtaAAATATTTTGTATGAGCGAAAACTAGAGAAATTGTTCTTAAGCGCAGTTTACCTCAAGCAATGAAATGTATACGACCCAAAACGTTCAATAAAAATTCCGTCTTGGATTATTTTCTTGATACTTGCGTTAATTAAAGGCAGCAGGCACTCTAGTTCAAAAAGTGAAAGTGGCTAGCATCCAGCTAGAGGCGGCTGTTTCAAAATCATCTTCGTGCTTTAATGATGGACCCATAGGACGTCAGGTATTCCATTTCTGAAGACGCTTTTTATGTAACCCTCAAATCTCAGCATCTGGTTGAACTTTAGTTAGGAGGAGCAGGGCTTGCGTAGcaatgagagcactcgcttccgaCCATTGTGCCCTGGTTCAAGTtctgactcggcgtcatatcaaggttgagtttgttgctgaAAGAATTTGAAGGCCTCTGAAGCACAATCTATCTACTTGCAGCTTAATAGAAGACGGTACAAAGCAACTGAAATCTTTAatgtttaaaattgtaaatcaCCTTGAACCCGAATACCTGTCTGATAAATTCGCCAGCTTTAATACCATTCACAGACATGGTCTTCGAGGTGCGCAGCATAACCTGTTTATTCAGCGACCGAACACTGAGGCCCTCAAGAAAAGTTTTCGTTATAGGGGCGCAGTAACATGGAACAGTCTGTCAGCGGAGACTAAGAAagccactactttaaatagtttttattCTGCTATGGTATATTAGAATTTTCTTAACTTAGTTTAGCACTTATTATAGGAATTTTTAATaatgtttgtaatttttttgtacTAGGTTTATTGCGCACGGCTCTTTAGAAGACCACTCTTTAGTGTTAAGGATCCCGTGGAtaaataaaagttgttgttgtttgttggtAAAGCAAGCTGCCTATTGAAATTGCCTTGTGGGacccaggggcggatctaggatttttcttaggaggggtgCACCACTAAGAATAGTTATGATGGGCTCCGTATTTTTTTCTCCTCCGGAATaacagttgtattagaaagccgctGGTCATCTCAGGAGGGGGGTGCACACCCtctgcaccctccccctagatcacCCCTGGGACCTATAAATTCCCTGGAAATGTTGACCCTAATTATTATTGCACTTCAGCCTTGAGGTGACCCGAGAATTGACGAGAGATTGGGTACGAGGaaacattcaagatggcgacttTCATGTTGAAGTAGAAGAGAATGGATAATGGATCTTTGCGATCCTGTAAGCATTATTCTGGTGACAGCTGGAAGCAGGGGCCAAAGCCTTTTATTCAGGTATCCCTTTGAAGCGCCTTGCCACCCAGAACGAAGAGAAAAAGGTAATTTTCCATAGCTTTTGTGGAGCTTCCTGCAGGATGACAGGTGCgcagggaaaaacaaaattttcgtTAGTATCACAGCTTAGGGCCCTGTATGTATTGGCAGCAGAAGCTTTGAAATTCAGGGTATGGTTGGATACTTCACTACAGAACAATAAAGCCAGCAGCTGAAACAGTGGATCAGCGATTTAAAAAGATGGAATGAATGTTGATATGCTCTTACTCAGATCTGGCTAATTTACTAACTGTGGGCCACCATGGTCTTGTTTGTACATGATGTGtttgttattacaaagtgaaAGTGAAGATGGAAAAAGAATGGCGGCAGCAGTGCAAGAATTGGATAGGGAAAGCTGCCTCAATGATGTACAGAATTGCTTTAAACTGTTCAGAATGCAGTGatggaaaagaagagaaaaggaaaTTTACCTTAGTTGGAGAGAGGAatattttttgtgttttgtttttgttgttgttgttgttgttgttgtttaattcAACAAGGGGAGGTTGATGATAACTCTCTTCCTCCTCACACCATTCCCCACTCCCTCCTCCCCAGGTAGAATAGCGAAGTATCATCATGGTGTCTGATCCTgaagaaataaacaatattatttttttgtcttccTTTTTTGAGAGAAATTGGACCATTTCTTGCATTTTGCATATTTGTGTTGTCTTTCATCGCATTTAACATTTTACGTTTAGAAATTCCCAAGAATCGCTTTGCATTGACAAAAGTGGAAGACAACACTGATATAAGGTGAGATTTGGCTTAGTCATGCTATACAAATTATGTGCAGACTGATAGGTCTACCAGTTTCAGCTCTTGGACTCCTTTCTCCTTCtgtttgctgttatgtggtctcagcGATCAGTAGTCCTAAATCAGAAGATTAT includes these proteins:
- the LOC137970696 gene encoding uncharacterized protein isoform X2, encoding MIIKSLLVSLYEVAVLVLLVSATNLDITAGLLGKEKVFETFNAVKGWHSNHPGHSCKDILKSRDSLGDGEYWINPEGNGNSMKVYCDMTTAGGGWLLVFNVVVEDSKPLPTIAAQDSYRKIDNFRSNPLFLTNNALNELRKFLAFTQMRFHCHKPGKRTFHVATIINSTGEAVIQFFTGQTTQKPESCGSFIPLPDDNSILAGECAKWGRENWKFHVGKCSHQGRKELRDHLAMIGDRAHWNIVPPRWECDDYVHPSNPAPPAGSFWKIYVR
- the LOC137970696 gene encoding uncharacterized protein isoform X1 codes for the protein MIIKSLLVSLYEVAVLVLLVSATNLDITAGLLGKEKVFETFNDFHLFGHVMSTLKTTDEFDCGLHCLRNHHCRSYNSKPVNERREEIICELSNQTRQTRPDNFRQSPGFTYFGKAVKGWHSNHPGHSCKDILKSRDSLGDGEYWINPEGNGNSMKVYCDMTTAGGGWLLVFNVVVEDSKPLPTIAAQDSYRKIDNFRSNPLFLTNNALNELRKFLAFTQMRFHCHKPGKRTFHVATIINSTGEAVIQFFTGQTTQKPESCGSFIPLPDDNSILAGECAKWGRENWKFHVGKCSHQGRKELRDHLAMIGDRAHWNIVPPRWECDDYVHPSNPAPPAGSFWKIYVR